From a region of the Chrysemys picta bellii isolate R12L10 chromosome 7, ASM1138683v2, whole genome shotgun sequence genome:
- the LOC135972606 gene encoding uncharacterized protein LOC135972606, with amino-acid sequence MQSSPAVMAMQSVNRKRAPAWTDREVLDLIAVWGDESVLSELRSKRRNAKIYEKISKDMAERGYSRDATQCRVKIKELRQGYQKTKEANGRSGSHPQTSRFYEALHSILGAAATTTPPVTVDSEDGILSTAGSSDMLGDGEDEEGDEEGEAVGSSHNADFPDSQDLFITLTEIPYEASPAITPDTESGEGSATPSATVSQPSLESHSQRLARIRRRKKRTREDMFSELMASSQAQAAQQTQWRENLTRMHQANMDREERWRQEDQQATLTLLGLLREQTDTLRRLVDVLQERRQEDRAPLQSISNRPPPPPSPIPTSPKVQRRRGGRVPANSHSTPAESSSSRRLSFPKI; translated from the exons atgcagagctctccagcagtgatggccatgcagtctgtgaatagaaagagagccccagcatggactgatcgtgaagtcttggatctcatcgctgtgtggggcgatgagtccgtgctttccgagctgcgatccaaaagaaggaatgcaaagatctacgagaagatctctaaagacatggcagagagaggatacagccgggatgcaacgcagtgccgcgtgaaaatcaaggagctgagacaaggctaccagaagaccaaagaggcaaacggacgctccggatcccatccccagacatcccgtttctacgaggcactgcattccatcctcggtgctgccgccaccactaccccaccagtgaccgtggactctgaggatgggatactgtccacggccggttcctcagacatgttaggggacggggaagatgaggaaggagatgaggagggcgaggcagttggcagctctcacaacgctgatttccccgacagccaggatctcttcatcacccttacagagatcccctacgaagcgtccccagccattaccccggacacagaatctggtgaaggatcagcca ccccgtctgcgactgtctcacaacctagcctggaatcacactcccagaggctagcgcggattaggcgtaggaagaagaggacacgggaggacatgttctctgagcttatggcctcttcccaagcccaggcagcacagcagacccagtggcgggagaacttgacccgaatgcaccaagccaacatggatcgggaggagaggtggcggcaggaagaccagcaggcgactctaacgctgcttggactactgagggagcaaacggacacactccggcgccttgtggatgttctgcaggaacggaggcaggaggacagagccccgctgcagtccatctctaaccgccctcccccgccaccaagtcccatacccacctcacccaaagtgcaaagaaggagaggcggcagagtccctgctaactctcactccacccctgcagagagctctagtagcagaaggctctcatttcccaaaatttga